The Roseimicrobium gellanilyticum DNA segment GCTGGACGAAGTCCAGGTTCACCACGTCTATTCGTGACGATGAATCATGTGCTCTGCGGCGAAGCGCACCTTGGGCAGGGTGGCGTAGCGGTCGCTTTCAGAGCGGTAGCCCGCGGGACACAGCACGGCGGCGGTGTATCCCTCCGCGGCGAGCCCGAGTTCTTCGTCATACTTGTGAGGCATGAAGCCCTCCATGGGGCAGGAGTCCACTCCCAGCACCGCACACGAGGCGATGAACTGGCCAAGCGCGATGTAGGCCTGGCGGATGGCCCACTCCGTCACCATTTGGCTCCGTGATCCCGTCACAATGTCCCCGAGAATCCCTTTGCGCATTTTCGCCAGGGAATCCGCCGTGCCACCGCGAAGCTGGATGATGCGCTCAAGAAATCGATCCACATGGGCCTCATCCATGGTCTTCTTCACACACATCACGACCAGATGGGAGGCGTCCGCCACCTGACGTTGCCGGTAGGTGAAGGGGACCAATCTCTCCCGCAGTTCCGGGTCCGTCACGACTACAAATTTCCACGGCTGCAACCCATACGACGAAGGCGTGAGGATCAGGGATGCCTCCAACGCCGCCCAGGTTTCCGCAGGGATCTTCTTCGTAGGATCAAAGACCTGCGTGGCATAGCGCCACTCAAGCGCCTCGACGAGCTGGTTGGGCGGGATGGGAGTCATGGAAAAGCAGAAGCCGGTTTGCCTTGTGCTGGTTTGCAATGCCTGAGCACGGGATTGACCATGCTCACGCACCCGGCCATCCGCTGTTAGCGCTCATCCACCGGCACCACCTTCTGGCCATACGCCTTTCCGACGTATTCGGAAAGCGGGCGGAAGAGGCGGTTGTCGCTCCACTGCTCCAGCACGTGGGCGGTCCAGCCGCTCATGCGGGAGATGGCGAAGATCGGGGTGAAGAGATCCGTCGGGATGTTGAGGCTGTGGTAAACCGTGGCGCTGTAGAAGTCCACGTTCGCGTTCAGGCCCTTCTGCTCGCGCATGATGGTGGCAATGCGCTCGGACATCTGGATCCACTTGGGCTCGCCCAGCTGCTCGGTGAGCTTGATGGCCATCTTTTGGAGGTGCGGCGCGCGGGGGTCGAGCACCTTGTACACGCGGTGGCCGATGCCCATGATCTTCTTCTTCTGCGCGAGCGCGTCCGCGACCCAGGAGTCCACCTTGTCGGGGCTGCCGATTTCCTCAAGCATGTGGATGACGCCTTCGTTGGCGCCACCGTGCAGCGGTCCTTTGAGTGCGCCGATGGCGGCGCTGATGGAGGAATACATGTCGCTCAGGGTGCTGGCGACCACGCGGGCGGTGAAGGTGCTCGCATTGAAGCCGTGCTCGGCATGCAGCACGTAGGCCACGTCCAGTGTCTGTTCAGCCTCTTTGCTCGGGACCTCTCCGCTCATGAGGTAGAGGAAGTGGGCGGCTTCGCTCAGGTCCTTGCGGATGGGCGGCAGGCTGAGACCCTGGCGGGCGCGATGGAAATAAGCGGCAATGATACCGATCTGCGAGACGAGCTTGATGGCCGTGGCCCGGTGCTCACCCATGTTCAGGTCATGACGCAGGGTGTCGTAACAGCCGAGCATCGACACCGCCGTACGCATGACGTCGATGGGTTTGGCGCTCTTTGGGGCGCTGGTGAGGAAGTCAATCACACCCTGCGGCAGTTCGCGCTCGGCACGCAAGGCGGTGGTCAGGGCGTCCAGTTCGGCGCGATTCGGCAGATGCTGGTGGAAAAGCAGGTAGACCACTTCCTCATAGCTCACATGGCCAGCCAGTTCGTTGATGTCATAGCCGCAGTAGAACAGGATGCCCTCCGCGCCTTTCACTTCACCGAGGCGCGTTTCCGCTGCCACCACGCCTTCGAGACCTTTGCTGACCAGTGCCATGTCGAGATTAGGTAATTAATTGAAAAAAGAAGTACACGACGTCGCGCCCGAGCCGCTCGCGCAGTCCCATCTGCCGCCGCTTGCTGGGCTTGTTAACGTCTAGGTCTGACGGGCTCAAGCGAAATTGCAGACTTCGCGCCAAGTGGAGTTGCTGAAATGAAACTACGATTTTTGCGTAATCGGAAAATAGGTCATGCCTGCCCGCCCGGCTTCCTCGACCCGCCGCCTCTGGACGGTGCTGGCAGGATTCGCCCTTGCCACAGGCGTTGGAGCGGAGGAACTCCCGCTG contains these protein-coding regions:
- a CDS encoding NAD(P)H-dependent oxidoreductase codes for the protein MTPIPPNQLVEALEWRYATQVFDPTKKIPAETWAALEASLILTPSSYGLQPWKFVVVTDPELRERLVPFTYRQRQVADASHLVVMCVKKTMDEAHVDRFLERIIQLRGGTADSLAKMRKGILGDIVTGSRSQMVTEWAIRQAYIALGQFIASCAVLGVDSCPMEGFMPHKYDEELGLAAEGYTAAVLCPAGYRSESDRYATLPKVRFAAEHMIHRHE
- a CDS encoding citrate synthase — encoded protein: MALVSKGLEGVVAAETRLGEVKGAEGILFYCGYDINELAGHVSYEEVVYLLFHQHLPNRAELDALTTALRAERELPQGVIDFLTSAPKSAKPIDVMRTAVSMLGCYDTLRHDLNMGEHRATAIKLVSQIGIIAAYFHRARQGLSLPPIRKDLSEAAHFLYLMSGEVPSKEAEQTLDVAYVLHAEHGFNASTFTARVVASTLSDMYSSISAAIGALKGPLHGGANEGVIHMLEEIGSPDKVDSWVADALAQKKKIMGIGHRVYKVLDPRAPHLQKMAIKLTEQLGEPKWIQMSERIATIMREQKGLNANVDFYSATVYHSLNIPTDLFTPIFAISRMSGWTAHVLEQWSDNRLFRPLSEYVGKAYGQKVVPVDER